In Corylus avellana chromosome ca2, CavTom2PMs-1.0, the following proteins share a genomic window:
- the LOC132170341 gene encoding homeobox protein LUMINIDEPENDENS isoform X2 encodes MEVLKDDFSEVEIGSSVDSFQRFVESQRELFHSQIDQLQKIVVTQCKLTGVNPLSQEMAAGALSIKIGKRPRDLLNPKAVKYMQSVFSIKDAISKKESREISALFGVTITQVRDFFNSQRSRVRKLVRLSREKAMRPSACKQPNDGAIISSDPMTPIEPVPLNSVGPASVEEAPSCSTQDDALPGLDDEDKHFVENIFILMRKEEAFSGQVKLMEWILQIQNSSVLCWFLTKGGVMILATWLSQAAVEEQTSVLLVILKVLCHLPLHKALPVHMSAILQSVNRLRFYRSSDISNRARVLLSRWSKSLARSQAMKKPNGLKSASDMQNDLMLKQSIGEIMDEESWQSSIDAPEDDLASSYGTLANLRKLESPQALKLLQAPSDDSSRKQILGLSSTQTRERRKVQLVEQPSQKMAGRSPQATRAAHVNQGRPMSADDIQKAKMRALFMQSKYGKTSSSNESKEAKTEGLNKTSTTQPSTLTPISKAAIRPKIEEQKKPVILPSKISNRPDAPLELKLRMDLKEPVWYKGKRVQIPWQSPPEMKHNDLWSVGAGENSKEVEFQKNRNRREKETIYQTVQEIPSNPKEPWDIEMDHDDTLTPEIPTEQLPDADAAETQVTSNQVVNNAVSLAPALSQVGNASTAEPDLELLAVLLKNPELVFALTSGQAGNLSSEDTVKLLDMIKAGGIGLAGGGVNMVGGKGEDKIEVSLPSPTPSSNPGTSGWRPEVAKDSFSQQSSMANRVVYATPGAASASLMLSQVTAANLIPPQQPASAPSMVQQVAAATMPAYSLPQMTTIIPEKQLPSVHQHLPINSSTRQTPYSEVVLTAKNLSAMGAPLHNLQTGDAPSALRIQSTSNIKPAPVYVTLNAPSRAPASFPSHPLSQSQHPSTVLPEPRHSAAHPVSDSWRASQSQHPNYRSQANQNNYNTLVGGSRQPLLQPGPSWERNEHVAEEEYESWSPENSPTRTSDYTSGRNFPDSEPRTNPGWNHRPDRPRQRNFSGYRDHNRYGDRKWRDRRH; translated from the exons ATGGAGGTCTTGAAGGACGATTTCTCGGAGGTAGAGATTGGGAGTTCCGTTGACTCGTTCCAGAGGTTCGTGGAATCGCAGAGGGAGCTCTTCCACAGCCAGATCGACCAGCTCCAGAAAATCGTTGTCACCCAGTGCAAGCTCACCGGCGTCAATCCTCTCTCCCAAGAAATG GCAGCTGGTGCTTTGTCAATAAAAATTG GTAAAAGGCCTAGAGATTTGCTAAACCCTAAGGCTGTAAAATATATGCAATCAGTTTTTTCTATTAAAGATGCTATTAGTAAGAAGGAATCCCGTGAGATCAGTGCTCTTTTTGGCGTTACAATTACACAG GTTcgtgatttttttaatagtcaaCGTTCAAGAGTAAGGAAACTAGTCCGGTTGTCAAGGGAGAAGGCCATGAGACCCAGTGCATGTAAACAACCTAATGATGGTGCAATAATAAGCTCTGATCCTATGACACCTATTGAACCAGTTCCCTTAAACTCTGTTGGTCCTGCCAGCGTTGAAGAAGCACCATCTTGCTCAACCCAGGATGATGCTCTACCTGGCTTAGATGACGAAGACAAacattttgttgaaaatattttcattttgatgCGGAAAGAAGAAGCATTTTCTGGGCAGGTGAAACTGATGGAGTGGATCCTGCAGATACAAAATTCTTCAGTATTATGTTG GTTTTTAACTAAAGGTGGTGTTATGATTTTAGCCACGTGGTTGAGTCAAGCAGCAGTTGAAGAGCAAACAAGTGTACTTCTTGTAATTCTTAAG GTTCTTTGCCATTTGCCTCTACATAAAGCTCTTCCAGTACATATGTCAGCCATTCTGCAAAGTGTTAACAGACTGCGGTTCTATAGGTCATCAG ACATATCAAACAGGGCAAGAGTTTTGTTATCAAGATGGAGCAAATCATTGGCAAGAAGCCAAGCAATGAAGAAACCTAATGGCTTGAAATCTGCTAGTGACATGCAAAATGATTTAATGCTGAAGCAGAG TATTGGGGAAATTATGGATGAAGAATCATGGCAGTCCAGTATCGATGCTCCT GAAGACGATCTTGCTTCCTCATATGGGACTTTAGCGAATTTAAG GAAATTGGAATCTCCGCAAGCACTGAAGCTGTTGCAAGCACCTTCGGATGATTCAAGTAGGAAGCAGATCCTAGGTCTCTCTTCAACCC AAACTAGAGAACGCAGAAAAGTTCAGTTGGTGGAACAGCCGAGCCAAAAAATGGCAGGAAGAAGCCCGCAGGCCACAAGAGCAGCACATGTGAATCAAGGTCGTCCAATGTCTGCTGATGATATACAAAAGGCGAAAATGCGTGCTTTATTCATGCAGAGCAAGTATGGGAAAACTAGTTCTTCTAATGAAAGTAAAGAAGCAAAAACTGAAGGTCTGAACAAAACTTCAACTACTCAGCCCAGCACTTTGACTCCAATATCTAAAGCAGCTATTCGGCCTAAAATTGAGGAACAAAAGAAACCTGTCATACTCCCTTCTAAAATTTCTAATAGGCCGGATGCTCCTCTTGAGCTGAAGCTAAGAATGGATTTGAAGGAACCCGTATGGTATAAGGGCAAGAGGGTTCAGATCCCATGGCAGTCACCACCAG AAATGAAACACAATGATCTTTGGAGTGTCGGTGCCGGTGAGAATAGCAAAGAGGTTGAATTTCAGAAAAACAGAAATCGTCGCGAGAAGGAAACCATCTACCAGACGGTCCAGGAGATCCCATCTAATCCCAAGGAACCGTGGGACATTGAAATGGACCACGATGACACATTGACCCCAGAAATCCCAACTGAACAGCTGCCTGATGCAGATGCTGCAGAAACACAGGTTACATCTAATCAAGTTGTAAACAACGCTGTTTCTTTGGCACCGGCGTTGTCTCAAGTTGGTAATGCAAGCACGGCCGAACCGGATCTTGAGTTGCTTGCCGTTTTGCTAAAAAACCCGGAATTGGTATTTGCATTGACTTCTGGCCAAGCTGGCAATTTATCAAGTGAAGACACTGTGAAACTACTCGACATGATTAAAGCCGGCGGGATTGGTTTAGCGGGTGGTGGTGTTAATATGGTAGGTGGAAAAGGAGAGGACAAGATCGAAGTTTCACTTCCATCCCCAACTCCTTCAAGCAATCCTGGAACG AGTGGATGGAGACCAGAAGTTGCCAAGGATTCATTTTCGCAACAAAGTTCAATGGCTAACAGAGTTGTGTACGCCACACCGGGAGCGGCTTCTGCCAGCTTGATGCTGTCTCAAGTCACAGCAGCTAACCTCATTCCACCTCAACAGCCAGCAAGTGCTCCATCAATGGTACAGCAAGTTGCAGCAGCAACAATGCCTGCTTACTCGCTGCCTCAAATGACTACCATCATACCCGAAAAGCAACTGCCCTCTGTGCACCAGCATCTCCCTATCAACTCTTCAACTAGACAAACACCATATTCAGAAGTAGTTTTAACCGCGAAGAATTTATCTGCCATGGGCGCACCCTTACATAACTTACAAACCGGAGATGCACCGTCGGCATTGCGGATCCAAAGCACGAGTAACATAAAACCTGCACCTGTATATGTCACACTGAATGCACCTTCAAGAGCACCTGCTTCCTTCCCATCGCATCCTTTGTCGCAATCACAGCATCCCTCAACAGTTTTGCCTGAGCCCCGGCATTCTGCAGCTCACCCTGTTTCTGATTCTTGGAGAGCTAGCCAGAGTCAACATCCAAATTATCGTTCCCAAGCcaatcaaaataattataacaCATTGGTTGGAGGATCTAGGCAGCCTCTGTTGCAGCCAGGTCCTTCTTGGGAGAGAAACGAGCATGTGGCTGAAGAAGAATATGAATCATGGAGTCCGGAGAATAGTCCTACTAGAACTTCTGACTACACGTCGGGAAGGAATTTCCCGGATTCGGAACCTAGAACAAACCCCGGATGGAATCATAGGCCGGACCGACCTAGACAACGGAACTTTTCTGGATACCGGGACCATAATAGGTATGGAGACAGAAAGTGGCGTGACCGGAGGCATTGA
- the LOC132172663 gene encoding metal tolerance protein 2, with protein sequence MGFRFHSLSPLYRACITKASHTQKNFYPNPIIQSLNSHLQDSSPTLYDNPIYKIPRRWHLGHSHNDRDHHHHHVLGKDGENVFRLGLASDIGLAIGKSLTGYLSGSTAIIADAAHSISDVVLSGVALWSFKVAKAPKDKEHPYGHGKFETLGALGISCMLLATAGGIAWHSLQLLLEVLSSHPEIVGQSLTHEHAHGHQHHHGIDMDHPILALNMTIVSICVKEGLYWITKQAGERQGSGLMKANAWHHRTDAISSVVALIGVGGSILGVKFLDPLAGVIVSGMILKAGLESGYQSVLELVDAAIPAEQLDPIKQTILQTESVKGCHRLRGRRAGSSLYLDVHIEVDPLCSVSAAHYIGENVRHQIHKLHPEVAEVFIHIDPAISQISPSMPDQQESFKGTTYQNRNIPAVDKDVEAVVSNILSSKFPEIMVVERITRHLLQGKVLLQIEVSMPPEMLIRDAMEVAKEAENEILKAASNIVHVSVQLRLGHPMPQLNHE encoded by the exons ATGGGATTCAGATTCCATAGTCTCAGTCCCCTGTACAGAGCCTGCATAACAAAAGCTTCACACACCCAGAAGAATTTTTACCCCAATCCCATAATCCAATCCCTCAATTCCCATCTCCAAGACTCTTCCCCAACTCTCTATGACAATCCCATTTACAAAATCCCCAGAAGGTGGCATTTGGGTCATTCCCACAATGACCGTGACCATCACCACCATCATGTTTTGGGGAAGGACGGCGAGAACGTTTTCCGGCTGGGTCTCGCTTCTGATATTGGTTTGGCTATTGGAAAGTCCTTGACTGGCTATCTTTCTGGTAGCACCGCGATCATTGCCGATGCGGCGCATTCGATTTCCGATGTG GTTCTTAGTGGTGTTGCTCTATGGTCATTTAAAGTTGCAAAGGCTCCTAAAGACAAAGAACACCCATATG GACATGGTAAATTTGAGACTCTAGGAGCCCTCGGAATCTCTTGTATGCTTTTGGCTACAGCTGGTGGTATTGCATGGCATTCTTTACAGCTTTTGCTA GAAGTGTTGTCGTCACATCCTGAAATAGTTGGTCAGTCATTGACACATGAACATGCACATGGCCATCAACACCACCATGGAATTGACATGGATCATCCCATCCTGGCTTTGAATATGACTATTGTATCAATATGTGTTAAAGAAGG GCTCTATTGGATAACAAAACAAGCTGGAGAAAGACAAGGCAGCGGGCTCATGAAAGCAAATGCGTGGCATCATCGTACAGATGCTATTTCATCTGTAGTTGCTCTCATTGGTGTTG GAGGCTCTATTCTTGGAGTTAAATTCCTAGATCCCCTTGCTGGAGTTATTGTCTCGGGCATGATCCTAAAAGCTGGACTTGAAAGTGGGTATCAAAG tgttttggaaCTGGTGGATGCTGCGATCCCAGCAGAACAGTTGGATCCCATTAAACAAACAATACTACAAACTGAGAGTGTCAAG GGATGCCATCGATTGAGAGGAAGGAGGGCTGGTTCATCTCTGTATCTTGATGTACATATTGAG GTTGATCCTCTTTGTAGTGTTAGTGCTGCACATTACATTGGTGAAAATGTTCGTCATCAAATTCACAAGCTCCATCCTGAAGTTGCTGAAGTTTTCATACACATAG ATCCTGCAATTTCACAAATATCCCCCAGCATGCCCGACCAGCAAGAAAGTTTTAAGGGAACCACGTACCAAAATAGAAATATTCCTGCTGTGGATAAAGATGTTGAAGCAGTTGTTTCCAATATCCTCTCGTCAAAATTTCCTGAG ATAATGGTTGTGGAGCGCATAACACGCCACTTGTTGCAAGGCAAGGTTTTACTCCAAATTGAGGTTTCTATGCCCCCTGAAATGCTGATAAG AGATGCAATGGAGGTGGCAAAAGAAGCAGAAAATGAGATTTTGAAGGCAGCCTCAAATATCGTTCATGTCAGCGTTCAGCTACGTTTGGGGCATCCAATGCCACAGTTGAACCATGAATAG
- the LOC132170341 gene encoding homeobox protein LUMINIDEPENDENS isoform X1, with the protein MEVLKDDFSEVEIGSSVDSFQRFVESQRELFHSQIDQLQKIVVTQCKLTGVNPLSQEMAAGALSIKIGKRPRDLLNPKAVKYMQSVFSIKDAISKKESREISALFGVTITQVRDFFNSQRSRVRKLVRLSREKAMRPSACKQPNDGAIISSDPMTPIEPVPLNSVGPASVEEAPSCSTQDDALPGLDDEDKHFVENIFILMRKEEAFSGQVKLMEWILQIQNSSVLCWYLSNHCLRFLTKGGVMILATWLSQAAVEEQTSVLLVILKVLCHLPLHKALPVHMSAILQSVNRLRFYRSSDISNRARVLLSRWSKSLARSQAMKKPNGLKSASDMQNDLMLKQSIGEIMDEESWQSSIDAPEDDLASSYGTLANLRKLESPQALKLLQAPSDDSSRKQILGLSSTQTRERRKVQLVEQPSQKMAGRSPQATRAAHVNQGRPMSADDIQKAKMRALFMQSKYGKTSSSNESKEAKTEGLNKTSTTQPSTLTPISKAAIRPKIEEQKKPVILPSKISNRPDAPLELKLRMDLKEPVWYKGKRVQIPWQSPPEMKHNDLWSVGAGENSKEVEFQKNRNRREKETIYQTVQEIPSNPKEPWDIEMDHDDTLTPEIPTEQLPDADAAETQVTSNQVVNNAVSLAPALSQVGNASTAEPDLELLAVLLKNPELVFALTSGQAGNLSSEDTVKLLDMIKAGGIGLAGGGVNMVGGKGEDKIEVSLPSPTPSSNPGTSGWRPEVAKDSFSQQSSMANRVVYATPGAASASLMLSQVTAANLIPPQQPASAPSMVQQVAAATMPAYSLPQMTTIIPEKQLPSVHQHLPINSSTRQTPYSEVVLTAKNLSAMGAPLHNLQTGDAPSALRIQSTSNIKPAPVYVTLNAPSRAPASFPSHPLSQSQHPSTVLPEPRHSAAHPVSDSWRASQSQHPNYRSQANQNNYNTLVGGSRQPLLQPGPSWERNEHVAEEEYESWSPENSPTRTSDYTSGRNFPDSEPRTNPGWNHRPDRPRQRNFSGYRDHNRYGDRKWRDRRH; encoded by the exons ATGGAGGTCTTGAAGGACGATTTCTCGGAGGTAGAGATTGGGAGTTCCGTTGACTCGTTCCAGAGGTTCGTGGAATCGCAGAGGGAGCTCTTCCACAGCCAGATCGACCAGCTCCAGAAAATCGTTGTCACCCAGTGCAAGCTCACCGGCGTCAATCCTCTCTCCCAAGAAATG GCAGCTGGTGCTTTGTCAATAAAAATTG GTAAAAGGCCTAGAGATTTGCTAAACCCTAAGGCTGTAAAATATATGCAATCAGTTTTTTCTATTAAAGATGCTATTAGTAAGAAGGAATCCCGTGAGATCAGTGCTCTTTTTGGCGTTACAATTACACAG GTTcgtgatttttttaatagtcaaCGTTCAAGAGTAAGGAAACTAGTCCGGTTGTCAAGGGAGAAGGCCATGAGACCCAGTGCATGTAAACAACCTAATGATGGTGCAATAATAAGCTCTGATCCTATGACACCTATTGAACCAGTTCCCTTAAACTCTGTTGGTCCTGCCAGCGTTGAAGAAGCACCATCTTGCTCAACCCAGGATGATGCTCTACCTGGCTTAGATGACGAAGACAAacattttgttgaaaatattttcattttgatgCGGAAAGAAGAAGCATTTTCTGGGCAGGTGAAACTGATGGAGTGGATCCTGCAGATACAAAATTCTTCAGTATTATGTTGGTACTTGTCGAATCACTGTTTGAG GTTTTTAACTAAAGGTGGTGTTATGATTTTAGCCACGTGGTTGAGTCAAGCAGCAGTTGAAGAGCAAACAAGTGTACTTCTTGTAATTCTTAAG GTTCTTTGCCATTTGCCTCTACATAAAGCTCTTCCAGTACATATGTCAGCCATTCTGCAAAGTGTTAACAGACTGCGGTTCTATAGGTCATCAG ACATATCAAACAGGGCAAGAGTTTTGTTATCAAGATGGAGCAAATCATTGGCAAGAAGCCAAGCAATGAAGAAACCTAATGGCTTGAAATCTGCTAGTGACATGCAAAATGATTTAATGCTGAAGCAGAG TATTGGGGAAATTATGGATGAAGAATCATGGCAGTCCAGTATCGATGCTCCT GAAGACGATCTTGCTTCCTCATATGGGACTTTAGCGAATTTAAG GAAATTGGAATCTCCGCAAGCACTGAAGCTGTTGCAAGCACCTTCGGATGATTCAAGTAGGAAGCAGATCCTAGGTCTCTCTTCAACCC AAACTAGAGAACGCAGAAAAGTTCAGTTGGTGGAACAGCCGAGCCAAAAAATGGCAGGAAGAAGCCCGCAGGCCACAAGAGCAGCACATGTGAATCAAGGTCGTCCAATGTCTGCTGATGATATACAAAAGGCGAAAATGCGTGCTTTATTCATGCAGAGCAAGTATGGGAAAACTAGTTCTTCTAATGAAAGTAAAGAAGCAAAAACTGAAGGTCTGAACAAAACTTCAACTACTCAGCCCAGCACTTTGACTCCAATATCTAAAGCAGCTATTCGGCCTAAAATTGAGGAACAAAAGAAACCTGTCATACTCCCTTCTAAAATTTCTAATAGGCCGGATGCTCCTCTTGAGCTGAAGCTAAGAATGGATTTGAAGGAACCCGTATGGTATAAGGGCAAGAGGGTTCAGATCCCATGGCAGTCACCACCAG AAATGAAACACAATGATCTTTGGAGTGTCGGTGCCGGTGAGAATAGCAAAGAGGTTGAATTTCAGAAAAACAGAAATCGTCGCGAGAAGGAAACCATCTACCAGACGGTCCAGGAGATCCCATCTAATCCCAAGGAACCGTGGGACATTGAAATGGACCACGATGACACATTGACCCCAGAAATCCCAACTGAACAGCTGCCTGATGCAGATGCTGCAGAAACACAGGTTACATCTAATCAAGTTGTAAACAACGCTGTTTCTTTGGCACCGGCGTTGTCTCAAGTTGGTAATGCAAGCACGGCCGAACCGGATCTTGAGTTGCTTGCCGTTTTGCTAAAAAACCCGGAATTGGTATTTGCATTGACTTCTGGCCAAGCTGGCAATTTATCAAGTGAAGACACTGTGAAACTACTCGACATGATTAAAGCCGGCGGGATTGGTTTAGCGGGTGGTGGTGTTAATATGGTAGGTGGAAAAGGAGAGGACAAGATCGAAGTTTCACTTCCATCCCCAACTCCTTCAAGCAATCCTGGAACG AGTGGATGGAGACCAGAAGTTGCCAAGGATTCATTTTCGCAACAAAGTTCAATGGCTAACAGAGTTGTGTACGCCACACCGGGAGCGGCTTCTGCCAGCTTGATGCTGTCTCAAGTCACAGCAGCTAACCTCATTCCACCTCAACAGCCAGCAAGTGCTCCATCAATGGTACAGCAAGTTGCAGCAGCAACAATGCCTGCTTACTCGCTGCCTCAAATGACTACCATCATACCCGAAAAGCAACTGCCCTCTGTGCACCAGCATCTCCCTATCAACTCTTCAACTAGACAAACACCATATTCAGAAGTAGTTTTAACCGCGAAGAATTTATCTGCCATGGGCGCACCCTTACATAACTTACAAACCGGAGATGCACCGTCGGCATTGCGGATCCAAAGCACGAGTAACATAAAACCTGCACCTGTATATGTCACACTGAATGCACCTTCAAGAGCACCTGCTTCCTTCCCATCGCATCCTTTGTCGCAATCACAGCATCCCTCAACAGTTTTGCCTGAGCCCCGGCATTCTGCAGCTCACCCTGTTTCTGATTCTTGGAGAGCTAGCCAGAGTCAACATCCAAATTATCGTTCCCAAGCcaatcaaaataattataacaCATTGGTTGGAGGATCTAGGCAGCCTCTGTTGCAGCCAGGTCCTTCTTGGGAGAGAAACGAGCATGTGGCTGAAGAAGAATATGAATCATGGAGTCCGGAGAATAGTCCTACTAGAACTTCTGACTACACGTCGGGAAGGAATTTCCCGGATTCGGAACCTAGAACAAACCCCGGATGGAATCATAGGCCGGACCGACCTAGACAACGGAACTTTTCTGGATACCGGGACCATAATAGGTATGGAGACAGAAAGTGGCGTGACCGGAGGCATTGA